In a genomic window of Gadus macrocephalus chromosome 9, ASM3116895v1:
- the dyrk4 gene encoding dual specificity tyrosine-phosphorylation-regulated kinase 4 isoform X2, with protein MLPEINNKKFAPSVGGRSHLEPPLVQVVVSNSKHLHHPHLQDSILPHIPSTHNSYHKHQGERPKPALLGGRLGGPRETLSSPQAPRTPGNKQEKEKAFEGQRLPLSPTDALKHFHERLSEFEQEEISDHAEVWFMGLGSQKVQATLGAPHNSGFDDEHGSYIRVLHDHIAFRFEVLEVIGKGSFGQVLKCLDHKTNEMVAIKMIRNKKKFHHQALVELKILDIVKRKDPENLHNVIHMNEYFYFRNHLCISFELLGVNLYELIKKNNFQGFSVALIRRFAHSLLRCLQMLHDEKIIHCDLKPENILLSQRGPGNIKVVDFGSSCYEQQKVYTYIQSRFYRSPEVILGQPYSMAIDMWSLGCILAELYTGGPLFPGESEAEQMACIMEVMGTPPEEFVQTASRKRLFFDSKGNPRSTTNSKGKKRKPNSKDLSAVLKTNDALFLDFIKRCLAWDPATRMTPDEGVQHPWIMQGNFNRVRPRPRGGVAGPQTPPSCGPDQRQSGQPPADRVSTDSTSASTSASQSRRDSSGSRGTLPSSERLRPLGASAEEVGEGGARVSTGTKEQEGGGERPVHITIHSQQGVGGARDAYHSLPPIM; from the exons ATGCTGCCAGAAATCAACAACAAG aaGTTTGCTCCGTCCGTGGGCGGCCGGTCCCATCTGGAGCCGCCcctggtgcaggtggtggtcaGCAACTCCAAACacctccaccatccccaccTCCAGGACTCCATCCTGCCCCACATACCCAGCACGCACAACAGCTACCACAAACACcag GGGGAGAGGCCGAAGCCCGCCCTGTTGGGTGGGCGGCTTGGGGGTCCCAGGGAGACCCTGTCCAGCCCCCAGGCCCCCCGTACCCCCGGCAacaagcaggagaaggagaaggcctTCGAGGGACAGAgactccccctttctcccacag aTGCTCTGAAGCACTTCCATGAGCGTCTGTCAGAGTTTGAGCAGGAGGAGATCTCGGACCACGCGGAGGTCTGGTTCATGGGTCTGGGCTCCCAGAAGGTCCAGGCCACGCTGGGCGCTCCCCACAACTCGGGCTTCGACGACGAGCACGGGAGCTACATACGG GTGCTCCACGACCACATCGCCTTCCGCTTCGAGGTGCTGGAGGTGATCGGGAAGGGCTCCTTCGGCCAGGTGCTGAAGTGTCTGGACCACAAGACCAACGAGATGGTGGCCATCAAGATGATCCGCAACAAGAAGAA gttCCACCACCAGGCGCTGGTGGAGCTGAAGATCCTGGACATCGTGAAGAGGAAAGACCCGGAGAACCTGCACAACGTCATTCACATGAACGAGTACTTCTACTTCAGAAACCACCTCTGCATCTCCTTCGAGCTGCTGGG GGTAAACCTGTATGAGCTGATCAAGAAGAACAACTTCCAGGGCTTCTCCGTGGCTCTGATCCGGCGCTTTGCCCACTCTCTGTTACGCTGCCTTCAGATGCTCCACGACGAGAAGATCATACACTGTGACCTCAAACCG GAGAACATCCTGCTGTCCCAGCGCGGCCCCGGGAACATCAAGGTGGTCGACTTCGGCTCCAGCTGCTATGAGCAGCAGAAAG TGTACACCTACATTCAGAGCCGGTTCTACCGCTCCCCCGAGGTGATCCTTGGCCAGCCCTACAGCATGGCCATCGACATGTGGAGCCTGGGCTGCATCCTGGCCGAGCTCTACACCGGGGGGCCCCTGTTCCCCGGGGAGAGCGAGGCCGAGCAGATGGCCTGCATCATGGag gtGATGGGCACGCCTCCAGAGGAATTTGTTCAGACTGCCTCAAGGAAAAGGTTGTTCTTCG ACTCCAAGGGAAACCCTCGGAGCACTACTAACAGTAAGGGGAAGAAGCGGAAGCCAAACTCTAAGGATCTGTCCGCCGTCCTGAAGACCAACGACGCTCTCTTCCTGGACTTCATCAAGCGCTGCCTGGC ctgggacCCTGCGACCCGGATGACCCCTGACGAGGGCGTCCAGCACCCCTGGATCATGCAGGGGAACTTCAACCGGgtccgcccccggccccgcgggggcgtggccgggcCGCAGACCCCCCCGAGCTGCGGACCGGACCAGAGGCAGAGCGGCCAGCCCCCCG CGGACAGGGTTAGCACAGATAGCACCAGCGCTAGCACCAGCGCTAGCCAGTCGCGGCGGGACAGCTCAGGGTCGCGGGGCACGCTGCCGTCCAGCGAGCGGCTTCGACCTCTGGGGGCGTCGGCCGAGGAGGTCGGCGAGGGCGGAGCAAGGGTCTCCACGGGAACCAAGGAgcaagaaggaggaggggagaggcccGTGCACATCACCATCCATTCTCAACAGGGAGTGGGCGGAGCCAGAGACGCCTACCATAGTCTGCCGCCAATCATGTAG
- the dyrk4 gene encoding dual specificity tyrosine-phosphorylation-regulated kinase 4 isoform X1, translating to MSASRKSTDKSKNVSRKVPEKFRKEKVRRFPLLLKKFAPSVGGRSHLEPPLVQVVVSNSKHLHHPHLQDSILPHIPSTHNSYHKHQGERPKPALLGGRLGGPRETLSSPQAPRTPGNKQEKEKAFEGQRLPLSPTDALKHFHERLSEFEQEEISDHAEVWFMGLGSQKVQATLGAPHNSGFDDEHGSYIRVLHDHIAFRFEVLEVIGKGSFGQVLKCLDHKTNEMVAIKMIRNKKKFHHQALVELKILDIVKRKDPENLHNVIHMNEYFYFRNHLCISFELLGVNLYELIKKNNFQGFSVALIRRFAHSLLRCLQMLHDEKIIHCDLKPENILLSQRGPGNIKVVDFGSSCYEQQKVYTYIQSRFYRSPEVILGQPYSMAIDMWSLGCILAELYTGGPLFPGESEAEQMACIMEVMGTPPEEFVQTASRKRLFFDSKGNPRSTTNSKGKKRKPNSKDLSAVLKTNDALFLDFIKRCLAWDPATRMTPDEGVQHPWIMQGNFNRVRPRPRGGVAGPQTPPSCGPDQRQSGQPPADRVSTDSTSASTSASQSRRDSSGSRGTLPSSERLRPLGASAEEVGEGGARVSTGTKEQEGGGERPVHITIHSQQGVGGARDAYHSLPPIM from the exons aaGTTTGCTCCGTCCGTGGGCGGCCGGTCCCATCTGGAGCCGCCcctggtgcaggtggtggtcaGCAACTCCAAACacctccaccatccccaccTCCAGGACTCCATCCTGCCCCACATACCCAGCACGCACAACAGCTACCACAAACACcag GGGGAGAGGCCGAAGCCCGCCCTGTTGGGTGGGCGGCTTGGGGGTCCCAGGGAGACCCTGTCCAGCCCCCAGGCCCCCCGTACCCCCGGCAacaagcaggagaaggagaaggcctTCGAGGGACAGAgactccccctttctcccacag aTGCTCTGAAGCACTTCCATGAGCGTCTGTCAGAGTTTGAGCAGGAGGAGATCTCGGACCACGCGGAGGTCTGGTTCATGGGTCTGGGCTCCCAGAAGGTCCAGGCCACGCTGGGCGCTCCCCACAACTCGGGCTTCGACGACGAGCACGGGAGCTACATACGG GTGCTCCACGACCACATCGCCTTCCGCTTCGAGGTGCTGGAGGTGATCGGGAAGGGCTCCTTCGGCCAGGTGCTGAAGTGTCTGGACCACAAGACCAACGAGATGGTGGCCATCAAGATGATCCGCAACAAGAAGAA gttCCACCACCAGGCGCTGGTGGAGCTGAAGATCCTGGACATCGTGAAGAGGAAAGACCCGGAGAACCTGCACAACGTCATTCACATGAACGAGTACTTCTACTTCAGAAACCACCTCTGCATCTCCTTCGAGCTGCTGGG GGTAAACCTGTATGAGCTGATCAAGAAGAACAACTTCCAGGGCTTCTCCGTGGCTCTGATCCGGCGCTTTGCCCACTCTCTGTTACGCTGCCTTCAGATGCTCCACGACGAGAAGATCATACACTGTGACCTCAAACCG GAGAACATCCTGCTGTCCCAGCGCGGCCCCGGGAACATCAAGGTGGTCGACTTCGGCTCCAGCTGCTATGAGCAGCAGAAAG TGTACACCTACATTCAGAGCCGGTTCTACCGCTCCCCCGAGGTGATCCTTGGCCAGCCCTACAGCATGGCCATCGACATGTGGAGCCTGGGCTGCATCCTGGCCGAGCTCTACACCGGGGGGCCCCTGTTCCCCGGGGAGAGCGAGGCCGAGCAGATGGCCTGCATCATGGag gtGATGGGCACGCCTCCAGAGGAATTTGTTCAGACTGCCTCAAGGAAAAGGTTGTTCTTCG ACTCCAAGGGAAACCCTCGGAGCACTACTAACAGTAAGGGGAAGAAGCGGAAGCCAAACTCTAAGGATCTGTCCGCCGTCCTGAAGACCAACGACGCTCTCTTCCTGGACTTCATCAAGCGCTGCCTGGC ctgggacCCTGCGACCCGGATGACCCCTGACGAGGGCGTCCAGCACCCCTGGATCATGCAGGGGAACTTCAACCGGgtccgcccccggccccgcgggggcgtggccgggcCGCAGACCCCCCCGAGCTGCGGACCGGACCAGAGGCAGAGCGGCCAGCCCCCCG CGGACAGGGTTAGCACAGATAGCACCAGCGCTAGCACCAGCGCTAGCCAGTCGCGGCGGGACAGCTCAGGGTCGCGGGGCACGCTGCCGTCCAGCGAGCGGCTTCGACCTCTGGGGGCGTCGGCCGAGGAGGTCGGCGAGGGCGGAGCAAGGGTCTCCACGGGAACCAAGGAgcaagaaggaggaggggagaggcccGTGCACATCACCATCCATTCTCAACAGGGAGTGGGCGGAGCCAGAGACGCCTACCATAGTCTGCCGCCAATCATGTAG
- the LOC132464389 gene encoding NADPH oxidase 5-like, with protein sequence MSLDEDTRWLEWVTKQFEAIAGEDKEIDLEEFKTALKVKESFFAERFFALFDSDGSSSISLDELLGALNLLIHGSEADKLRFLFQVYDVDGSGSIDPDELRTVLKSCLRESAISLPEEKLDDLTLALFESADKDRSGAITFEELKAELENFPEVMENLTISAANWLKPPEAEERRRQAPRYLTRAYWQNNSRKLSFLMAYALLSLLLFSSALLHHRGGGVCYMVAKGCGQCLNFNCTFVMVLMLRRCLTWLRATWLVRVLPLDQNILLHQIVGYAILVFTVVHTSAHILNFAHLSRHSGYSLWEYLLTTRPGVGWVRGSASLTGVVLQLLIGMMVLCSSTFVRRSGHFEVFYWSHLSYVWVWSLLVVHCANFWKWFLVPGLVFLLEKVLGLAFAHMGGLYIVEVNLLPSKVTHLVIKRPPFFTFKPGDYLYINIPDIATYEWHPFTISSAPEQSDTLWLHIRSMGQWTNRLFEFFRQPETLASSPKRLATSLRNKRQLVQTQEQNFWATVSNGTVATNEDEAVELTMYRQRSSGAAASTGAEVPPGVQAAQGEEGAQGEEGAQGEEGAQGEEGAQGEETRTQDQLDHVEKGEGPHLREIPAKLGDNHQLCNIKCYVDGPYGTPTRQIFASEHAVLIGAGIGITPFASILQSIMYRYRRRKQNCPNCSYSWCENIIDSDMKLRKVDFIWINRDQKSFEWFVSLLTKLEMDQADEEPEGRFLEMHMYMTSALSKNDMKAIGLQMALDLLAKKEKRDSITGLQTRTQPGRPDWAKVFQKVSEENKGKVHVFYCGAPALAKTIKAQCEHFGFHFYKENF encoded by the exons ATGAGTCTGGACGAGGACACACGCTGGCTGGAGTGGGTCACCAAACAGTTTGAGGCCATCGCTGGAGAGGATAAGGAGATCGACCTCGAGGAGTTCAAGACCGCCCTCAAGGTCAAAGAG TCGTTCTTTGCCGAGCGGTTCTTCGCTCTGTTCGACTCCGACGGGAGCAGCTCCATCAGTCTGGACGAGCTGCTGGGCGCGCTCAACCTGCTGATCCACGGCAGCGAGGCCGACAAGCTGAGGTTCCTCTTCCAGGTCTACGACGTGGATG GCAGCGGCTCCATCGACCCTGACGAGCTGCGCACCGTGCTGAAGTCCTGCCTGCGGGAGAGCGCCATCTCGCTGCCAGAGGAGAAGCTGGACGACCTGACGCTGGCGCTGTTTGAGTCGGCAGATAAGGACCGCAGCGGAGCCATCACCTTCGAGGAGCTCAAGGCCGAGCTGGAGAACTTCCCCGAGGTCATGGAGAACCTCACCATCAG cGCGGCCAACTGGCTGAAGCCCCCCGAGGCAGAGGAGCGGCGGCGGCAGGCCCCCCGCTACCTGACGCGGGCCTACTGGCAGAACAACAGCCGCAAGCTGTCCTTCCTCATGGCCTACGCCCTCCTCAGCCTGCTGCTGTTCAGCTCCGCCCTGCTGCACCACCGCGGGGGTGGGGTCTGCTACATGGTGGCCAAGGGCTGCGGCCAGTGCCTCAACTTCAACTGCACCTTTGTCatg gttctgATGCTGCGCCGCTGCCTCACCTGGCTGCGGGCCACCTGGTTGGTCCGCGTTCTTCCTCTGGACCAGAACATCCTGCTGCACCAGATCGTCGGCTATGCCATCCTGGTCTTCACCGTGGTGCACACCAGCGCACACATCCTCAACTTTg CCCACCTGTCCCGGCACTCGGGCTACAGCCTGTGGGAGTACCTGCTGACCACGCGGCCGGGCGTGGGCTGGGTGCGCGGCTCGGCCTCCCTGACGGGTGTGGTGCTGCAGCTGCTCATCGGCATGATGGtgctctgctcctccaccttcGTCAGGCGCAGCGGACACTTCgag GTGTTCTACTGGTCCCACCTGTCCTATGTGTGGGTCTGGTCCCTTCTCGTCGTCCACTGTGCCAACTTCTGGAAGTGGTTCCTGGTCCCGGGTCTGGTGTTTCTGCTGGAGAAGGTCCTGGGCCTGGCCTTCGCCCACATGGGCGGCCTCTACATAGTGGAGGTCAACCTGCTGCCCTCCAAG gtgaccCACCTGGTGATAAAGAGGCCCCCGTTCTTCACCTTTAAACCCGGGGACTACCTCTACATCAACATCCCGGACATCGCTACGTACGAGTGGCACCCCTTCACCATCAGCAGCGCGCCCGAACAGTCTG ACACCCTTTGGCTCCATATCCGCTCGATGGGCCAGTGGACAAACCGTCTGTTTGAGTTCTTCAGGCAGCCGGAGACACTGGCTTCCAGCCCCAAGAGGCTGGCCACCAGCCTCCGCAACAAGAGGCAGCTGGTCCAGACCCAG GAGCAGAATTTCTGGGCCACGGTCTCCAACGGCACCGTGGCAACCAATGAGGACGAGGCTGTGGAGCTGACCATGTACCGTCAGAGGAGCTCCGGAGCTGCTGCCTCAACGGGGGCAGAGGTTCCCCCTGGGGTCCAGGCGGCCCAGGGGGAAGAGGGAGCCCAGGGGGAAGAGGGAGCCCAGGGGGAAGAGGGAGCCCAGGGGGAAGAGGGAGCCCAGGGGGAAGAGACCCGGACCCAAGACCAGCTGGACCACgtggagaaaggagagggaccACATCTGAGAGAG ATCCCAGCCAAACTGGGGGACAACCACCAGCTCTGCAACATCAAG TGTTATGTTGATGGGCCGTACGGAACGCCCACCAGACAGATATTTGCGTCAGAGCACGCTGTGCTGATCGGGGCAGGGATTGGCATCACCCCCTTTGCCTCCATCCTCCAAAGCATCATGTACAG GTatcggaggaggaagcagaatTGTCCGAACTGCAGCTACTCCTGGTGTGAAAACATAATAGACAGCGATATGAAGTTACGGAAG GTGGACTTCATCTGGATCAACCGAGACCAGAAGTCCTTCGAGTGGTTTGTCAGTCTGCTCACTAAACTGGAGATGGACCAGGCTGACGAAGAgccagagg GCCGCTTCCTGGAGATGCACATGTACATGACGTCAGCACTCAGCAAGAACGACATGAAGGCCATCGGCCTCCAGATGGCGCTGGACCTGCTGGccaagaaggagaagagagactcCATCACCGGGCTGCAGACCAGGACCCAGCCCGGCCGACCCGACTGGGCCAAG GTGTTCCAGAAGGTGTCTGAGGAGAACAAGGGGAAGGTCCACGTGTTCTACTGCGGTGCTCCGGCGCTCGCCAAGACCATCAAGGCCCAGTGTGAGCACTTCGGCTTCCACTTCTACAAGGAGAACTTCTGA
- the LOC132464390 gene encoding NADPH oxidase 5-like, whose amino-acid sequence MSLDEDTRWLEWVTKQFEAIAGEDKEIDLEEFKTALKVKESFFAERFFALFDSDGSSSISLDELLGALNLLIHGSEADKLRFLFQVYDVDGSGSIDPDELRTVLKSCLRESAISLPEEKLDDLTLALFESADKDRSGAITFEELKAELENFPEVMENLTISAANWLKPPEAEERRRQAPRYLTRAYWQNNSRKLSFLMAYALLSLLLFSSALLHHRGGGVCYMVAKGCGQCLNFNCTFVMVLMLRRCLTWLRATWLVRVLPLDQNILLHQIVGYAILVFTVVHTSAHILNFAHLSRHSGYSLWEYLLTTRPGVGWVRGSASLTGVVLQLLIGMMVLCSSTFVRRSGHFEVFYWSHLSYVWVWSLLVVHCANFWKWFLVPGLVFLLEKVLGLAFAHMGGLYIVEVNLLPSKVTHLVIKRPPFFTFKPGDYLYINIPDIATYEWHPFTISSAPEQSDTLWLHIRSMGQWTNRLFEFFRQPETLASSPKRLATSLRNKRQLVQTQEQNFWATVSNGTVATNEDEAVELTMYRQRSSGAAASTGAEVPPGVQAAQGEEGAQGEEGAQGEEGAQGEEGAQGEETRTQDQLDHVEKGEGPHLREIPAKLGDNHQLCNIKCYVDGPYGTPTRQIFASEHAVLIGAGIGITPFASILQSIMYRYRRRKQNCPNCSYSWCENIIDSDMKLRKVDFIWINRDQKSFEWFVSLLTKLEMDQADEEPEGRFLEMHMYMTSALSKNDMKAIGLQMALDLLAKKEKRDSITGLQTRTQPGRPDWAKVFQKVSEENKGKVHVFYCGAPALAKTIKAQCEHFGFHFYKENF is encoded by the exons ATGAGTCTGGACGAGGACACACGCTGGCTGGAGTGGGTCACCAAACAGTTTGAGGCCATCGCTGGAGAGGATAAGGAGATCGACCTCGAGGAGTTCAAGACCGCCCTCAAGGTCAAAGAG TCGTTCTTTGCCGAGCGGTTCTTCGCTCTGTTCGACTCCGACGGGAGCAGCTCCATCAGTCTGGACGAGCTGCTGGGCGCGCTCAACCTGCTGATCCACGGCAGCGAGGCCGACAAGCTGAGGTTCCTCTTCCAGGTCTACGACGTGGATG GCAGCGGCTCCATCGACCCTGACGAGCTGCGCACCGTGCTGAAGTCCTGCCTGCGGGAGAGCGCCATCTCGCTGCCAGAGGAGAAGCTGGACGACCTGACGCTGGCGCTGTTTGAGTCGGCAGATAAGGACCGCAGCGGAGCCATCACCTTCGAGGAGCTCAAGGCCGAGCTGGAGAACTTCCCCGAGGTCATGGAGAACCTCACCATCAG cGCGGCCAACTGGCTGAAGCCCCCCGAGGCAGAGGAGCGGCGGCGGCAGGCCCCCCGCTACCTGACGCGGGCCTACTGGCAGAACAACAGCCGCAAGCTGTCCTTCCTCATGGCCTACGCCCTCCTCAGCCTGCTGCTGTTCAGCTCCGCCCTGCTGCACCACCGCGGGGGTGGGGTCTGCTACATGGTGGCCAAGGGCTGCGGCCAGTGCCTCAACTTCAACTGCACCTTTGTCatg gttctgATGCTGCGCCGCTGCCTCACCTGGCTGCGGGCCACCTGGTTGGTCCGCGTTCTTCCTCTGGACCAGAACATCCTGCTGCACCAGATCGTCGGCTATGCCATCCTGGTCTTCACCGTGGTGCACACCAGCGCACACATCCTCAACTTTg CCCACCTGTCCCGGCACTCGGGCTACAGCCTGTGGGAGTACCTGCTGACCACGCGGCCGGGCGTGGGCTGGGTGCGCGGCTCGGCCTCCCTGACGGGTGTGGTGCTGCAGCTGCTCATCGGCATGATGGtgctctgctcctccaccttcGTCAGGCGCAGCGGACACTTCgag GTGTTCTACTGGTCCCACCTGTCCTATGTGTGGGTCTGGTCCCTTCTCGTCGTCCACTGTGCCAACTTCTGGAAGTGGTTCCTGGTCCCGGGTCTGGTGTTTCTGCTGGAGAAGGTCCTGGGCCTGGCCTTCGCCCACATGGGCGGCCTCTACATAGTGGAGGTCAACCTGCTGCCCTCCAAG gtgaccCACCTGGTGATAAAGAGGCCCCCGTTCTTCACCTTTAAACCCGGGGACTACCTCTACATCAACATCCCGGACATCGCTACGTACGAGTGGCACCCCTTCACCATCAGCAGCGCGCCCGAACAGTCTG ACACCCTTTGGCTCCATATCCGCTCGATGGGCCAGTGGACAAACCGTCTGTTTGAGTTCTTCAGGCAGCCGGAGACACTGGCTTCCAGCCCCAAGAGGCTGGCCACCAGCCTCCGCAACAAGAGGCAGCTGGTCCAGACCCAG GAGCAGAATTTCTGGGCCACGGTCTCCAACGGCACCGTGGCAACCAATGAGGACGAGGCTGTGGAGCTGACCATGTACCGTCAGAGGAGCTCCGGAGCTGCTGCCTCAACGGGGGCAGAGGTTCCCCCTGGGGTCCAGGCGGCCCAGGGGGAAGAGGGAGCCCAGGGGGAAGAGGGAGCCCAGGGGGAAGAGGGAGCCCAGGGGGAAGAGGGAGCCCAGGGGGAAGAGACCCGGACCCAAGACCAGCTGGACCACgtggagaaaggagagggaccACATCTGAGAGAG ATCCCAGCCAAACTGGGGGACAACCACCAGCTCTGCAACATCAAG TGTTATGTTGATGGGCCGTACGGAACGCCCACCAGACAGATATTTGCGTCAGAGCACGCTGTGCTGATCGGGGCAGGGATTGGCATCACCCCCTTTGCCTCCATCCTCCAAAGCATCATGTACAG GTatcggaggaggaagcagaatTGTCCGAACTGCAGCTACTCCTGGTGTGAAAACATAATAGACAGCGATATGAAGTTACGGAAG GTGGACTTCATCTGGATCAACCGAGACCAGAAGTCCTTCGAGTGGTTTGTCAGTCTGCTCACTAAACTGGAGATGGACCAGGCTGACGAAGAgccagagg GCCGCTTCCTGGAGATGCACATGTACATGACGTCAGCACTCAGCAAGAACGACATGAAGGCCATCGGCCTCCAGATGGCGCTGGACCTGCTGGccaagaaggagaagagagactcCATCACCGGGCTGCAGACCAGGACCCAGCCCGGCCGACCCGACTGGGCCAAG